The DNA sequence AGATCATACTTTCGGACATATGTGGACCATTGTACCTCAATCATGGTATCGATGAATCTGCTTGAACTagatttttggtgaaaaaatgattttttttattcaatattaGATCCATATggccgatatgtatcgatatcgatatcgTATTGCTGGTGACCGATACCGTGAACTACATCCATAACCTTAATATATCATGTCTGGGTATTTCGACCAAAATGATGTTGCTGAAAGAAGGAACTAGACTCTCATGGAAATGGTCAGGAATATAAGCAGTGATTCTAATCTTCCACTGACCTTATGGTTGATCGGGGTAACTCCTAAACCAGTcctaatatgctcattcctagttttgccgcacattcattttaacatcttcatctctgctacacagtTTCGAAATGACACTTTTTAGCtccctatagaattttccttcaagTTTTAAAAGGATTCTCCTTTCGCACAACACTCcaaatgcacctctccacttcatccatctcacttGCAATAATTATACAAAAAATATcttcaaaaggaaatgaaagaagATTGTAATCTTTTGTGTAATCTTCTATATAATACTGCATTATGGTGGGAGGAGCTGAGATAGCTAATCCACCAACCGTAGGCATTCAAGTCAAATCATGTTAAATCTTtcgttcaaatttttttcttgaactGTTTATCTTAGAATTTGTTTAAGGGTTGGAACCTGAGTATATCCCAAACAACCATTTTCTCTTTGTGAGATCAACAAAACAAATGAATTCATTAGATAGAAATCACAGAGACCAGCCTGAAAAGCATTTACACAGACAAAATCAGGATCCAAGAACAGTCCAAAGAGGACTCTGAAGATACATAACAAGGAGGAAGGATTCTTGGATAGAAGCTTGTGTACAAATCTCAAAAACTCTGTTGATACACAAAGAAGGAATGCCTGGTGAAAGTGGATAAACTATCAATGCAGATTAAATCATCCACCTTTGATTAGCAGCAAACCGAGTTCAACATCCAACAATAAGCTCTCCCTCATAGTCATTGCAAGAGTTCACAAACTGTGAGCAAGACATTTTAGATGACAATGAACAGAACCTTGAGACTTCTCTTTTCCAAAGGCAAACAAACTGATGGAGGAGAAATAAGAGTAGTGATTGCATATGAGCATTGAACATCTGATATAAGATGGTCTAAATGAAGATGATATTCAGGTGATGTCTTCCAACTAGTCTTGCAGGCACAGTAAGGGTCCCAAAGATAGTGAAGACTAGAATAGTAATCCTATACTCAGACCATTCTTAGAGCCATTCAAGGAGGCTCTTGAATAGACTCTTTCAACCTTAAAAGTAATCAAGAGGGTTGGAGAGCCAAATAGCCTGAGAACAGTTCAATTTCACAGAATGCCCAATGAGTTTAATCTAGAAGATCTCCATGATAGCTCAGCCGAATGGGTAAAACACCAGTTAAGCATGCCCGAATGAAAGTCTTCACTTGTTTAAGCTTCCATATGTGATCCATTTCTCCCTCATGTACCCTGTTTGAatgttgaaaattgaaacttACCTAACTCGATCCAACTATTTAACTCCCATTATTTCAAGCACAGAATCCTACATTTATACAGATCACATTAGAAGGTGCCATCTGATCCAAGTTTGATTGTCACCTGAAATGGAACCTCTTCTCCTTAGCAACGATAGTTACCGCTCACTCACTCACTGTACCCATTTGCATTATTAATCCAGAAGAAAGACAATCACTTGGTTTATCGGATCCAAAATTCGAAATCCACGCCCTTCTGCTCCATCCCAGTTCCTAAgcttattctgatttttttctaaGCCATGCTTGTATCTCCTCATCCATGATATTCAGGTGTTGGGTCGGGAGAACTTCCTTCTTGAAGCAAGCAACCAGGTAACCCATCAAATATAGTGATGCAAATGGATTCCAAGTATAACTGAATCTTCCATTGCGAATCCCTTTGGGCAAGAACTTCCTTCTTGAAGCAGATTCAGATACAACAAGAATTTGTACATGAACAAGGATTTATAAGAAAAACCAAGGACCAACGTCGCAGCACACTTGTTCATTGTCGAGGGAGCTAGGAACATGTTACTCTGGTTTGCAAGCATCTCTATCAAATTATTTGTGAGGATGGATAAAGTGATAAATATCCACTACATTAGATTTGTCTACACACAGCGGTGATTTAATGTACTCTCTCGTCGTATGAAGGTTAGGTGCCTCCTCATTTTTCCCCACAACTTTACAATCCTCCTTTGTGCTCGGATGCAATCAACTGAAGAAGTTCAGGCATCTGCTCTATTTATGTCAAAGGAAGAAACCCCATGGAAGGTGGATATTAGTTTGATTATTGATTCCTTTTGAAGCTTTGATCCTATTTAATGACAGAAAAATCTTACTCTGGAAACAATTCACTACTTGGTGTAAACAACTTCCAAATGGAGAAATTgacaaaacaagagaaaatccCCAATAGACACCACACTTGTGGCTACATCTTTAGAACAACAAGAAGTGAGATGCCACTCAGGCATCAGCTTCATTTAtgtcaaaggaaaaaaaaaaaaattccctaccaCAGCCCCTGTTAAATCTTCAGAACAAGTCAGAGAAGAATGCCAGTCAGGCACCTGCTTCCTTAACCTGTTTTTTGTTAGCTGTTTAGTCAAAACTCAAAAACTAAAGATTttatcaccccccccccccccaaaaaaaaaaatcaaaaatcaaaaatcaaaacctaaagATCTTCTCATGTGGCTGTACATGTAGCtgccttctctttcctcttccaaAATAATTGTCTGTATTGGTATAACAACAACCAGATTTGTTTCATGTGTACTCCCAAGTGTCCTCTGCTCTAATTTGAGCTGCTGCTTGGTGAACGGCTTCCTTTTGCTTTGAATTGCTGGagcacccaaaaagaaaaacagatatAGATCAACTCACAGTGAAATGTCAATGAATAAATTACTCcagaaataagaaaacaaaaataacagTTGAAATGGAACATTAAAAAATGATCACAGTCATATCTATAGCCATCTAATCTTAACAGCTTGAAACTGTAACTGAAGATCTAGCCTTTTTACCAGAGGTAATTCCTATTGGGTAGATCAGAAGGTCAGAACTAGCATCTACTGGGTAGCAGTGACTTAGGCCTGTACTCTATCTAAATGACGTCACCAGAGTCCTGTCTGCCACAGAAGACTTGGATCAATTCGATAACTACATATTTTGTTTCCATCTTGAGACCTTAAGACACGAGGCTGAAATAGAGATCCAATGCACCTTATCTGAGTAATATGACCAAAGTATGACATTGGAGTGTAATGCTACGTCCAATGGGTCGTAGTGACTTAGGACTGTACTCTATCTAAATGAGAGTTCACCATAGTCCTATTTTGCTGCCATCTTGACACCTTTAAGACACTAGTCTGAAGAAGAGATCCAATGCACCTAATCTGAGTACTATGATCTAAGCATGGTATTGGAGTGTCATGATGCATGGACAATTAAAGGTCTTCcaatagaaatagaaaccaTTAAGCTTAAGAAAACGACGACATATCAACCCTAAGCTAGAAACAGACGCAAGGAATAGAAAAATGGCAAGAGGAGCAAATAGAATTGACATAAATGAATTCCAGTGGGACAAGACCTGCTATCTTCCAGATTCCACGCAAATGAATCAGCTTCCCAATTAGAATACCCCCATCAGAGCATATTCCTCGTCATCTACACTGGGAAATTAATATTCCTATATTATGATGGAACTAGGAAATTCTTTGCTACAATATTTAATTGAATAAATTAACAAGTAATGAAAAAAGATCGATGCTCCACTAGAAAGGCtggaaataatgaaaaattcaacaataaaataaattgcCACTGATACAGCTATTGAAGCTGACGAATACATTTCATCGCTGAAAGGACACAGACTCTCCAATCTAGAACCCAGGGGCAGCAAAATCTCAATCTAAATGAAAAAGGTATTCTCTCAAATTTCAGTCAGTACAACTACCTAATGACCACTTCATAATGTATGTCTCTTCTCATCGTTTTTCCCCCTCCCACTTCTAGGAATAACATCACACAATTAAATTTACTACCGTTAAGCACTAGTAAGAAAGGAGGGAAAATCCATCGACAAAATTGAAAAGCCTTCTAGCCTGGTTAAAGCCATCCTTTTTTTGGAAGTATCAATAAAATAGCATTTGCCATCAGGGCCGCAAATCCAAAACGTAAGACCAACAAAATCCAGTAGAGAACAATCATTCTTCATATCCATCAAACAGACTCTGCAATTGAAAACAATTAAAAATGATAAGACTGTTTCGTGATAGGAAATTAAACCTTGCTTCTGCATGTTTTGATTACTGATACAAGCAATTTGTCTCCAGCTATTTGCCTCACTCGCTGAATCAGGTGCGGCCGAGTGATCTTCTTCTCCTGCACCACAGAGCACAACattttaaattccaaaaaagagaaaggaggcAGGGGACAAGTATTTCCCTGATTGAAGACAAAACAGATAATTCAGATGCGCTTTGACTTACTCGGTAATCGTTGTGATGCTTCTGAATGACAGCAATGGAAGTGGGAGTCAAGAACCTCGAAAGTACAGATATTAGATTCGGAAACGGCATCCAAGCAGATGTGGGTTTGACCACATGCTCTTGTGTCCTTTGAAAACCTAAACAGGCAGGAGATGCATACAAAGTGAGCCAAAATGAACTTCTAAACCTTAACAAGTTAAATAGGAATTACATTACATTCTAAACAGAGTGGCTACCACAAAGGTCCAACTGCACACCTTTCAAGCAAGGAGGAGCCCTGAAACTTATGACGTATTCAGGCAAGATATGACTGTTCATATGTGTGCTCCAGACGACATATCTGCTGGGAGCAGCCAGATTATCGACCCCGGAGTCAAAATCCTCAGAACTAGGATAAAACTGCTCAGGACCAGGAGGGATTTCCTCCATATTTCCCAAGATCACACGACAAAGAAACACATGTCGCAAACCACCTTCATCTAGAACAGATTCCATCACActgtgaaagagaaataaatcagAACTCATACAGTAGGATTTCCAATTGATGGAAAGTAAGGAAAGAGACTACCATAGAACAAGTAAAGATACACCAAACATTCGGGAAAGACAAATTTGAGTCAACTTTGGTAATTTACTGCGTACCTCTCAATAGAAGAACTCTCCGGAGAAAGATGGAGACCGCAGCCATTCAATTTGCTGTTCTCAGGCTTTTCAAATTGACCAAATCCATTGGTAACGATCCTATGAACCCTTTCCCTCGAAGTTCCATACCAAGCGTATTTTATATTGGCATTGCCATTGCACTTCAGAGACATCGCTTCCGAGAAGATCTTGAACGATTGAAATCGAGCTTGTCTGTGAAAGCTAGAGAAAGAATTTTTGTGAACGGCGACAACCGTAGCATGCCTTCCTAGAGAACTCAAACCCAAGATAAATCTATTCTTGATGATGTCGTGCTCATTATCTCCTTCTTCCAACCTGATCAGTCCATTTCCTGTGAAGGATTCGAATTCCGGAGCGGTGGTGGAGCCAGAGACGACACTTTCAGAATCCGAAACCGATATATCCCTCTCATTGGTGGTATCTGATGCCGAATCTCCATTATCTCTGTGCTTCATATGTTCAATGTTCCTACGTCTTCTACAATGATCAGAAACTAAATCCCTAGACCTAAGTTTAATCCTGCCATTCCTTCCCACAGGAGGAGGTGATATCTGGCATTTTGTATCGTTAGTCTTCATAACAGCAACGGAGGTATTCatccaaaacaaaatcaaaaacagCTCCAACACAATCTTGGGATCCAAGAAATAAGAACTAGAACCTAACAAGCGACAGAATTCCCTTCATCTGAAagcaaaaaacaaacaaaagagaatcGAATGTAAGTAAGTTAATCCAAATCAGAAATTCTTCACCAAGCAATGCAATACTGAAGAGAACGAAAAGAGAATTGAAATACAAAAACCAGTAGCAATAAATACAACTTGAAGgtcaaattcatccaaaaacaTTATCCAAATCAAAGATTCTTCACCAAGCAATGCAATATTGAAGAAAACGAAAAGagaattaaaatacaaaaatcaGTAACAACCTCATTAATACAAATTCAACTCGAGAAAACCATACAACAATAAAGCTTCAAAGACATCAGAACTCGTCTTATAAACAGAGAATCAAGTCTTAAATCGTTGAAACAACAATCCAAATCCAGACTATATGAAACTGATatgaaaagaatcaagaaagaatgagaaaaaatcaagaaagaatgAGAAAGTGAGAAACGGATAAGATATTTGCGAACCTGTATTGACGATCGAGAGAGGAAAATTTGTGATTACTTGGTGGTTAAGATTTTTGTTATTTCTGAAGTAGAATAAGGAAATTGATTTGAGAAGGAGGGAAAGGAGGGAGCCGTTATTATACAGAATTAATACCGCTTCGCCTTGGCCcgtttttgggtttcctttggCGGTGCGGACTGCGGCGCAACCTGATTCCTCGCCACCGTTGTTTATAtgtagagagaaaataatagaaagcagaaagatagagagagagagagagagaggcggtTGACTCAGAACCAGAGGTGGTTGGTAAATTGGTTAATCAAGTTTTCGAACCTGTTGATTTACCTTTATACCCACGAAATATGGAAGTTATCTATCCTTTCCAAATTGTTTAATGAGGGCAGGTGGGTCGGGTAACGCGGGTCAGAGGTGGAAGATGACCTTTTCGTGGGTCAAAGGAGAGTTAACTTGGCTAAAAGGTCTCCATTACTTGTCTGCCAAGTGTTGGGCACTTGGGGGTGAACTGGAACCGTCCAGTCCATTACCAGATCACATCTTTTATGTCGGCCTCAGCCCATGGGATCACGTAACCGTCATTCACGAATACATGTGGGTCGTGTGGAGaaggattttattattttaatattttaatatataatacGAAGCTTCACGTGGAGGGTGGTGCTTCTGAACTGTCGGCTGTTAGATTGGAATCTTCTATTAGGTTCGTTTGTAACAAGTGGAAAGTAACCAAAAGGAAAGTTaaggtaatgaaaaaaaaaaatctataatttttatttccaaccAAACACCCTTAcgtaaatttccctttttccttctcattaCACAATCAATTTTGTCTTTCCGATTTGTATTACAAATATAAATTATGAAGTTAGATTCTCTTCACCTATTGTGAAAAAGTAATTCCTTCACACGAATGGGCATAGGTGCCTTCAAATAGACATCAAGACTTGGGACTTGCgacttgggacttgggaagggaggagggaggagggaggagggagttATTATTGACTTCGTATAATaagatttaataataataattctaaatggaaaatatttttttttcacctatGGTGGAGAAACTTTCTCCATAAATTATTGATAATAAATAATTACAATTTGAGAttatcaaaatcagaatcataCCTAAAATATTGTTCCAAGATTAGGTCTTACCTCCCCAAACCCCTAATCCCCACcaaccaaaaagataaaaataaaaatgaaagagatCGCATGAGGTGAGGCTCCACATGTCAAGGTCACCTAGAAATGGTAAATTACTAAAACTTGGGGCAGTGTGTGCTATAGTTTTTCTATCTCCATTCCCCACTATTGTAATGAAAAACTTGGGATTTCTAAGATGTATCTCACTCTGCATCCTTTTGAGTGAGCCCCCCCTATGTTCTTCACATTCTTCGTCTTCATCCTCAGCTCCATTGATTGTTTCCATCTTAGAATTTGTCCAGTAAAATCAAACAGCATGGGAGGGGCATGCATGGCATTTCCATTAATGCCACCTGTACCAAATCCCCTAATTTATTAGTTGAAGGAAGAGTCGAGAAACAATGAACCTTCCTTTAACCTTATCATCTTCAGCTATTTTAATAGTGTGGAAGAATGAACCTTTTAACCTTATCTTGATCAGTTATTTTAATGGTGGTGGATGAAGAGAAACCAGGCTAGTGCTCTCATAGGCTTAGCATGggaaaatgcataccaaatacaATCTTGATAAATGGACTCAAATCACTTTCAGAACTTGATTTATCCATATGGCATATCTCAACTATATGACCAATGGGGCATTAGGTTATtacatttatgattttattttatttttatttattaattgctTCTCGTAATTAATAATTATTCAcatattagaagatatgcttTTGAATTGTAACTTACACATGAGAATGTAGACATCCACAAGATGTTCTAGGGCATACTAAATGCCAAGAGGTAGCATTTAGatattatttttggtaaatgcATGGTAGCTTGAATACATGATTTCCTCTATCTAATACACAGAAGGAAAGCTATGATTTTTAATTATCATATtgtaattgttgttgttgtgtaaAAGCTCTTCgattatttttcttaaattattttTGTGAGAAAAGGACATGCACGTCATCACATTTTCTCTCATCCCTGACACTATTCCCTTCATCCCATATATTTAGGCATAAGGGCCACACTTCTCCCACAAAAatctttttcactttttaaGTATAACAAGGGGAGATGAGAAAGAACTCTCTTTGTAACTATGTTGGTCCTTGACTTGGAGGGAAAGAAAGCCAATAATAGAAAGTACCAAACTCATGAAACTAATAATGAAGTTGttcgttaccaaaaaaaaattttaataaataataataataataataatgaagttggttgatttggttcggttttgagaCGGCCAAATAAGTCATactaaaacaagaaaatgataaaaatggTTTGACAAAAGACTTTTACTTGTACTGATATGTCTCTCTTTCTAAATCTATATATATTTCGAGAGAAGACTTGACGTTTACtggtctttctttctctttctaaaaCTATATATTCTAGTGGATGACAACAAGTGATTCAATGCGTTGTGGGCTCTGACGCATGAGCATATCACAAATATGCATGAATGATGAGAATGGAAGCTTATCATTATCTTTTTTTCGAACCTTTACCGTGTCACCAGCTCCTAAAAACAAAAGctcaaaagagaaaggtgtgTAGGGTAAGGGTATTaatcggttggttcggttttaTGTATATGATGCAGTTTGTtttggttcatatttatttgattaaaattaaaattacactATTTATTAAATAGTTGTACTTTTTGAAATCATaatcgtttagtaaacggtttcaattctgtgatttttaaatggtgtcaGTTTTACGATTTTAAACAGTTTTGATCGttgtttattccatacggttagCAATcaatttgctagtttattcgcatgcttactaaaatttgcttttgttgataaatgcttcatttttgtatcaaattaaatgaggcattaaACAAtgaaggatttaactacataactacataataggagtaaattattgaatagactattggacaacctctatggtccttaattcttccttaaattaaatcatatgttttgttaaaataacaaaatatttaatcgttatacgAGTTAATCGAATGGTTCAATTTTCACAGtatcaattcggtttgaaaccaatgggttaaacggtttaactaatcggtcttaaacttaaaatcataatcgaaccatttattaaacagtttTACTATTTTGGTGTAAATGACTCGTTTCAGTTTCGGTAtacgatttcgatttcaaattcacatccttacattTCAGTCGTTCAATGTGTACTAAAAGGGTTGACGCACATGAGAAGATTTCATAAATAAAGTAACCGATCAACCACAAGGTCCACCATCCATCTGGATCCGATCTCCGGAAAACATCTTTTACAAGTGCAGAAAACTTTTCTCTGAATAAGAGTAAATATTTCAGTCAATCTTTTTTAGCTTAAGGATGATTTGAACTCCAATAGCATTAATACAAGCCTTCCACAATAAGGATTGAATTCTAGGAAGGACTTGGAAGATCCAAATAATTTTCCACACTACTTTAGGGATAAGGTTGATCCGATCATCGGATCTAGACTATGAGGGTATATATTGACTTCACATAAAAGACAACCTTTTGGTGAGACATGAGGGCCCTAGGAGAGCCTATCATGGCCATTTTCAGTGCAAAGGGGTGTAAGGGGATTTTTTTCTTAGGGGAAAATGACACAGTCTGGTAGTGTGGCGTCTGCGCAAAAATTGATCAAAAGGAGGTGAAATGACTATCCCACCCccaataaaaagtaaaatatcattttaatTGATATTTTTCATGTGCTCCAATTGGCCTTGCACTGTAAGCTCATAACCGTGAAGTTGGCAAGCCATCTCTCT is a window from the Macadamia integrifolia cultivar HAES 741 chromosome 5, SCU_Mint_v3, whole genome shotgun sequence genome containing:
- the LOC122078593 gene encoding probable inactive poly [ADP-ribose] polymerase SRO2 produces the protein MNTSVAVMKTNDTKCQISPPPVGRNGRIKLRSRDLVSDHCRRRRNIEHMKHRDNGDSASDTTNERDISVSDSESVVSGSTTAPEFESFTGNGLIRLEEGDNEHDIIKNRFILGLSSLGRHATVVAVHKNSFSSFHRQARFQSFKIFSEAMSLKCNGNANIKYAWYGTSRERVHRIVTNGFGQFEKPENSKLNGCGLHLSPESSSIESVMESVLDEGGLRHVFLCRVILGNMEEIPPGPEQFYPSSEDFDSGVDNLAAPSRYVVWSTHMNSHILPEYVISFRAPPCLKGFQRTQEHVVKPTSAWMPFPNLISVLSRFLTPTSIAVIQKHHNDYREKKITRPHLIQRVRQIAGDKLLVSVIKTCRSKQFKAKGSRSPSSSSN